A stretch of DNA from Myotis daubentonii chromosome 12, mMyoDau2.1, whole genome shotgun sequence:
TGAAGAAGTTCCACGCGGGGGAGGCCAAGCGGCTGCAGCCGCCGGGCCCGCGGGACGCCGTTCCCGGCCGCAGGGAGGCCGCCGACTATGCGCTGGACCCCGAGGAGCAGCGCGCGGGTGAGTGAGCGGCCAGACCGGAGCTCGTGTGGTTGGGAGCAGAAGGGTCTTTGGGAAAACGcgttttaaaaaggcaaatgcaTGTCAGttgttaaaataataagaaaatagggAGCCCGTGCATGATGCCTCGCGGACAACGGTCCACAGCCCACTTCCCACGCGAGGTTGTCACCTGGGCCGGTAATTTCTGCGCAGACCTGGCTCCTCTGgtggaaatggacatattttcaGCAATTTTAACTGAGAGAAATGGCCCAGGCCCACCCCGCGCAGAGCCCACAGTAGGCCCGGGAGGTTTCCCAGGGAAGCAGGCGGCTTTTCACGCTCCCCCTGACACAATTAGGTCAAACACGAAAAGGTCAGTGCTACAGAGACTGACTCGGGTTGGGAGCAAATGAAGACTGACATGGGGGATGAGAGCCTCCTGTGAGCGCGCTCCCggggaaagaaagaggacccGAGCGGTTAGCCCGACCAGCGCAGGACAAGCGAGTGCAGGACAGGCCAGTGAAGGTGCTGCCTGACCGAAAGCAGCCGCAGGCCGAAGCCGGGAGAATGCGGTGGAACCATGGCCAGTTACCGAATGCGCTGTGGGTCGGTGTGGAAGGGGGGTCCCCCGGGAATACTTTCATCTCAGAAACGAGGCTCATGTCCTGCTTTAGCAGATAAACCGTGCATGTACCCAGCTTTCATAACAGGTGGTTTGAAGGCATTTCATCCGTCTTCTAAATACACACCACGAACAAGCAAAACTCTATCGTCCCTTTTTGTCTGAAGGATGAGGCTTTCCTTCTAGAAcgtggagaggttgtggagaattGATTCCTAAGCTCTTCGAGATAAACGTGCCTGAAAGTGACTTATTCACTGGGAGCTAACTCTCAAAACCAACCAGACACGTGATTTTCTTCACTTTACACCGTGACGGTCACACCTCTGTCCTGTGGTAGAGACCAGGCAGGTGACACTGGAGCCCTGTGGGTGGTCAATACTGCTTAGAGAAACATGATGCCATGTGTTCACATGTATCATGTACAACAGGCAGGAGCTCAGGCCTGTTTTATTTGGTCAACTGATAGGTGATGCAGACGTACCGGTAAGTCCCTTCAGCATTCGTGTAAGATCATGCGAGATGCTTCTTTCAGGCAACACAATAACCAACTTCTTTTCCCTCCAACAGAAATTGTTCCTCGAGATCTAAGGATGAAGGACAAGTTTTTAAAGCATCTCACAGGTAGGTTTCCTTCTCACCCCTCCTGTGCCCCGTCCTGGTACCCAGGAGCCTCAcgcccctctctccttccctgtcccAGGTCCTCTCTACTTCAGCCCCAAGTGCAGCAAACACTTCCACAGGCTTTACCACAACACCAGAGACTGCACCGTCCCAGCATGTGAGTGACAGCTGAGCTgctgggggcagcaggggggggggagtggggggaggggtccccacgCCCTCCCAGACTGGCCTGCCTCCTAATACTGTTCCCTCAGCCGTGGAGTTAGGGGCCAGGGTGACCCCCCCACTGGAGGGCACTGCACTGGGCAGCAGTCAGGGCCAA
This window harbors:
- the ALKAL2 gene encoding ALK and LTK ligand 2 yields the protein MRGPGRPFFLGLLLVLGAAGPGRGGPEPRGEADRQTLLRLLLEIMQELKKFHAGEAKRLQPPGPRDAVPGRREAADYALDPEEQRAEIVPRDLRMKDKFLKHLTGPLYFSPKCSKHFHRLYHNTRDCTVPAYYKRCARLLTRLAVSPVCMDG